TTAACatgctagagtatataaaactgtttttatatattttactgattttatgtatgtttttgtgttttttatgtttcgaaaatatatatatatatatatatatatatacgtgactaaattaattaaataaatcttcatAAAGcaataataactaagttatacatatatatttgtttttgtcCTGTTTtgcttaatattttcttttccctttatatatgttaatattattacttcatatattttatattaaaactagtatcagcTAAAgctttaacataataaatgtgtcggttaggttgctaagtaaataatattcttggttaggttaataacagaccactctacgtaagcctgtggttaataataagtagtgaagcaaaaatggtaagtatcaataacactcaaaaataactatcagcggttatacattaataattaatattgtaaataaaaaaaaattaaaaatgggtgtgaggtggacgtcaggacgtcacatcCCCCCCCCTTATTTAAGAACATTTCCGATGCAATCGAGGAAATGGTTCTAATATTCACGCAAACGTTTTTGTAAGTCTGTGTATACAATGGTTTCACTGTCAGTCACCTGCGGCGAAGTTGGCTGATTGCTAGGGTTGTTCTGCGACAAAGACTGCGATAATACTGTTCCACAGGTTCCGATGATCGTTGTTCCTCGGGATCTGCTCGTCCATCCGTGTGGCTGCGTTTGGCTGTACCTCTGGCCAAATAGAGTAGCAGATGAGTCAAGGAGCTCCAGATAGCTCCTAGCACGTACAGACTGCATCCGTAGGCTGAATGTAGAGCATAACCATGTATCATCGTGTCGATGGCTAGCTTGATTAGTCGTACTACTAATAATACTCCAAAAACTCCAGCTGTGGCTGATCCAAATGTGATGAATCCGCCCCAGATCCGTTTAGCAGTTGACtcagcaattttgtttaatgatgCTTCATCCAATAAGTTGTAAATGGACATGGTATCGTCAGGCATGACGTGTCCGGTGATTCCACGAGCCATGCTGTTAAGTAACGCTGGCTTTTCAGCAGGGAACATTATATGATCCCTGATTTTATCAAGATCCGCCTGGGAATATATTCCGCTGGAAGCTAGTGGTCCGgcgttaaataattccatgaCATACTTGTCATAGGTTGTAACTGCTGCAACGATGTTCTGCGAACACGTGGCTCCGGAATAAGTTCAATCCATGTATCCTCAATTCGATAAAGGGTTGGCAATTCGTAGCTACACTCTCGTATGGTTCCCATCTTGGTCAACACGTGTGATTTTGGTGTGATAAAGAGGGAAGTGTTGCGTACTGTAACCGGTAGCTCAATATAACATTCCTTAGTGCGGCGTACGATGACGTCCACTGGTATACACTTGATGACATGAACGGCTTCCCCTGCAGTGACGGCCATGTAACCTGGTCCTTTCATGAGCCGATAAGCGAATTCGTCTGGCTGAAGAGTAGCGAAGGACAGTGTGTTTTTTAACACTTCCTTTTCCAGCTCGCAACGTTGTTGAATAACGTCACGATACAACGATGTCATCTGATGTCGTATATGTTTTTCTACGTACACGAATTTAGAGTTGACGTAGGTGAAAATATCGAGGTTCTCCACAGGGATGTCTCTTCGCTCCGCGAAGGTGTTTCCCTTTTCTGCCTCCAAGATAAATAGTTTAGGATGCTCCGTGGTGAGTAGGGTGTATCCACACACGGCTTGACTTCCTCCTGCTGTCAAGGCAAAAGTTGTATCCTGACTGACAAGAGTATAAATAGTCTGATGAATGGTATCCATTATTCCATTCATTTTAACTGCCGTTCCTTCATACAGTACGTTGTACTGGTGGAAATTACAAGACGATGTGGGCATCGGTTTCCAATATGAATATCCATCGTCAAAATCGATGCAAAAACCGTCGCTCAGTGTGCAGACAGTTCCTGATCTTAGCATTACTTTTCCAGAATTTAGGTGCACAGGAACATAGGATGACTTTAATGATATCCGTACAGTTCCATCTACTACG
This genomic stretch from Ooceraea biroi isolate clonal line C1 unplaced genomic scaffold, Obir_v5.4 UnassembledTig113, whole genome shotgun sequence harbors:
- the LOC113563476 gene encoding uncharacterized protein LOC113563476, with protein sequence MFPAEKPALLNSMARGITGHVMPDDTMSIYNLLDEASLNKIAESTAKRIWGGFITFGSATAGVFGVLLVVRLIKLAIDTMIHGYALHSAYGCSLYVLGAIWSSLTHLLLYLARGTAKRSHTDGRADPEEQRSSEPVE